ACGCCCTGCGCTACATGTATGACCCGGCCAAGGACGGCGTCTCGCTGGACTACTGGAGCAGCAGCGCGGGCAGCAAGGACGTGCACTACAGCTCGGGCATCGCCAACCTGGCCTTCACGCTGCTCTCCAAGGGCGGCACGCACCCGCGTGGCAAGTCCACCACGGTGGTCCCCGCCATCGGCGTGGAGAAGGCCGGCGCCATCTTCTACAAGGCCAACGCGGACTTGATGACGCCCAGCACCACCTTCGCCCAGGCGAAGACGTACACCGAGCAGGCCGCCACGGCGCTCGGCTACGACACGGCCACCGTGGAGGCCGTGACGGCGACCTGGACGGCCGTGGGCGTGGGCATCCCCCCGCCGCCCCCCTGCACGACGCAGGTGGCGCTCTCCAACGGCGTGGCGGTGACGAACATCTCCGCCAGCGAGGGCGTCTGGAGCTGCATCTACACGCTGGCCGTTCCCACCGGCTCGACCAGCCTGACGTTCGACCTGAGCGGTGGCACGGGTGACGGCGACATGTACGTGAAGTTCGGCGCCGAGCCGTCCAGCACCGTGTACGACTGCCGTCCGTACAAGGGGGGCAACACGGAGACCTGCACCATCTCCAACCCGCAGGCGGGCACCTGGTACGTGAAGATCTACGGCTACTCCGCCGCCTCGGGCATGAGCCTCAAGGGCACGTACTCCACGGGCTCCGGCGGGGATGGCAGCGTGTTGACCAACGGCGTGGAGACGGCCTCGTACTCGGGCTCCTCGGGCGCGTGGAAGTGCTTCACGTTGAGCGTGCCGAGCGGGAAGACCTCGGTCGTCTTCACCCAGACGGGCAAGACGGGCACCACGGGTGACGCGGACCTGTACGTGAGGCAGGGCTCGCAGCCCACCACCAGCTCCTACGCCTGCCGCCCGTACAAGAGCGGCAACAGCGAGAGCTGCACCATCAGCAGCCCGGCCGCGGGGACCTGGTACGCGTGCTCGTATGGCTACAGCGCCTACACCAACGTGACGATGAAGGGCACCTACTAGCCCTCCGGCACGCGCCGTGACATCGGGACGCCCGGGAGCCCCATGGCCCTCGGGCGTCGTCTTTTTCAGGTGTTGGAGAACAGGGGCCCGTGGGGGCGCAGCGGCAGCCGGATGCAGAAGGCCGTGCCCTTGGGGTGGTTGTCCTCCACCCAGATCCATCCCCCATGGGCCTGCACGGCGCGGCGGCAGAAGGCGAGCGCGAGCCGGTTGCCGCCCTCGGAGCGCCCCGAGGTGGGGGTGTTCTCGTCGGGCAGGTGGGGCTCGAAGAGGTGAGCGCGCGCGGAGGGGGTGATGCCGGGCCCCTCGTCGCGCACCCGCAGCTCCAGCAGGCCGGGCTCGGGGTTGGAGGCCTCGAGCGTGATCCTGCTGCTGCCCAGCGCCGTGTACTGGAAGGCGTTGTCCAGCAGGTTGGCGAGGGTGCGGCGCAGCAGCTCGCGGTCCGCGGTGAGCAGCGGCTCCACCAGCTTCACGCACTGGATGAAGCGGCGCGGGGAGCTCACCAGCCGTTGCTGGAAGTCCCGCGCCACCTCGGACAGCAGCAGGTGGGCGTCGAAGGGAGCCGCGGCGAAGGGGATGGCGGACTCGTCGCCGCTCGTGTCCAGCAGGTTGGACACGGTGCGCTGCAGACTGTCCGCCGCGTCGCGGATGTCGCGCGTGCTGCGCTGCAGCTCCTCGGGCAGGTGCGGGCGGTAGAGCGTGAAGGTGGCGTTGGTGAGGATGCTGGACAGGGGCGCCTTGAAGTCACGCATCACCCGCTGGAGCAGCCCGTCCTTCTGGCGCTGCAGGCTGGCCAGCGTGTCGCGCTGCGAGCGCAGCTCCTCCTCGCGCCGCTCCAGCTCGCGCACCCGCAGCCGCAGCTGCAACTGGGCCTCCACCTGGCGGCCGATCGCCGCCAGCATCTCCGCCTGCTCCACGGTGAGCTGGCGCGGCCGTTGGTCGATGACACACAGGGTGCCGATGTTGTGCCCCCCCACGCTCTTGATGGGGACGCCCGCGTAGAAGCGCAGATGGAGCTCCCCGGTGACGAGCGGGTTGTCATGGAAGCGCTCGTCCTGGCGCGCGTCCTCCACCACGAAGGGCCGCTCGTCCAGGAGGGCATGGGCGCAGAAGGCGATGTCGCGCGGGGTCTCCTGGGCCTCCAGTCCGACGCGGGACTTGAACCATTGCCGGGAGTGGTCCACCAGGGACACGAGCGCGATGGGCATTCCGCACATCCGCGAGGCCAGACGCGTGAGATCGTCGAAGCCAGCCTCCGGCAGGGTGTCGAGGATCTCGAGGGCATCCAGTGCCGCGAGGCGTGCTTCCTCCTGCGGGTGGGGCGGGGCAACCTTCATCTGGCTCCAACGATGCCCGACCTCATGCGGGCTGCCCAGGGGGATCTGCCCGGGGCCCGCCTGTCTGGCCGGGTGCCTTCCCAGGTATGTAGTAGAGTCTGGCGCTTCAAGGAGGACGCACCAGGTGTTCAACGGTCTTCGGTGGTTGGAATCGTTGCTCGAGCGCGCGGGGCTCGGAGGCGTGGTGGCGGAGGCGTACGGGGCGCTGCGCGGCCGCGCCCCGTGCAAGCCGTCCGGTGCGTCCCGTCCCTGGCCGGAGGACGTTCCCCGGGTCGCTCCGCGTCAGGACGTGCCCGCGCCCGTGGCACCGGCCGGGACGCCGCTCGTGCCACCGCCGGCCCCGCGACGTCCGGAACCGCTGGCGGCGCGGCCGGAGGAGGAGCGCCCGCGCGAGGTGTCCCCGGCCACATCGCCCAGGGCTCCGCGCGAGAAGAAGGCCGCCGCGCCGAAGAAGAAGGCCACCACCACGCGCACACCGGCGTCCGAGCGGAACAAGAAGGCCGCGCGCGGGCAGCGGGCTGGCGCGGCGCGAGCACCGGCCGCCGAGTCGGAGGACGTCGTGGGCGCTCTGGTGGATGCGCTCCGGGCTCATCCCAGGCAAGAGGAGCTGGTGGCCGCCGGGCGGCGGAAGGACCAGCTCCTGCGCTCGCTCATTCCGCTCTACCTCGCCCGCGCCCCGCAACTGGAGGTGACGTCGGGGACCACCTCGCGCTTCTGGGGGGAGCTCGGCGTGGCGTACGCCGCCCCGAACGCGGCCAAGGCGCTGCGCCTGAACGCCGGCTTCACCCAGGACACCCCCAAGGGCAAGGCGCTCACGCCCAAGGGCGTCAAGTACGTCGAGTCGGCGCTGACCCAGCTGCGCTCCTCGGGGGCCTGAGCCGCGCGTCGGGGGCCCGTCCCGCTCGTCTGTCAGCTCCAGGACTCCAGGGAGGGGTTGGCGCGACCCCTGTCCGGGGTGTATCCAGCGAGTGTTGCCGGGTTCAAGGAACTGCGCGCGGCGGGCATACGGTCCTGGCGTTATCCTGATATGACCGTCCTCCATCGGGGAGCGTGTATCCGAGGGCGCTCCCTCCTGGCTGGCGAGCGGGCATCCGAACGCATTCTCGCTCGCGGGGGGCCTCACATCGTTCCCCGGACCCTGTCGTCCTGTAGGGGCCTGTCCCATCTTCATGGGGACCGGCTTGAAACCCTTTTCGGAGGTAAGTCACATCATTCGCGACCAGAGAAGCAGCCGCGGCGGTAGCCGCGATCAGAGAACCAATCGCCGTATCCGCGCCCGGGAAGTCCGGGTGGTGGGCTCCGATGGTGGGCAGCTCGGCGTCATGCCGCTCGAGGCTGCCCTGGATCGGGCCCGCTCCGAGGGACTCGACCTGGTCGAGATCAGCCCCATGGCCGTTCCACCGGTCTGTAAGATCATGGACTACGGCAAGTTCAAGTACGAGGAGAAGAAGCGGGCCTCGGAAGCCAAGAAGAAGCAGGTCGTCGTCCACCTCAAGGAAATCAAGCTCCGCCCGAAGACGGAGGAGCATGACTACGAGTTCAAGGTCCGCAACGTGCGGCGCTTCCTCGAGGATGGAGACAAGGCGAAGGTGGTCATCCAGTTCCGGGGCCGTGAAATCACCCACAAGGAGCAGGGCACCACCATCCTTCAGGACGTGATCCAGGACCTGAAGGAAGTGGCGGTCGTCGAGCAGGCCCCCCGCATGGAAGGGCGCCTGATGTTCATGATCCTCGCGCCCAACCCCAAGGTGGCCCAGCGTGCTCGCGAGCTGGCGAGGCAGGCCGCGGCCAGCCCCAGCCCCAAGAAGCCGGCGAGCGAGACCAAGCCCGCCGCTGCCTCCTCCTCCGCCCCCACGGCGGGCGAGCAGGACGCACAGACCGCCGCTCCCTGAGGGACGAGTTCCTCCCGGAGTGTGAGCCGGAAGCCGCTGGACTCCCAGTCGCTTCCGGCGTCTCTCCGAGTAGGGGCTCCACGGAGGTGCAGGAAGCTTCTCCGCCCGGGTCCTCCCTCCAGTAAAAGGAGGGCCATGCTCACCATTTTCGACTGTGACGGCGTGTTGATCGACTCGGAAGTCCTGGCGTCGGGGGTCTACGCCGAGATGATGCGCGAGCTGGGCCTCGTCATCTCCCATGAGGAGGCCATCCACCGCTTCACCGGGCTGACCCACGCACAGCTCGAGATCCTGATCCACCAGGAGCTCGGGCGGCCCCTGCCCGTGGACTTCCGTCAGCGCGCGACGCTCAAGATCGATCAAAGGTTGGAGAGCGTGAAGCCCATCGCGGGCGTGCACGCGATGCTCGACCGGCTCCAGGGCCCGCGCTGCGTCTGCTCGAACTCGAGCACCGAGCGGCTGAAGATCAGCATGGGCGCGACGGCTCTCTGGGAGCGCTTCCAACCCCACATCTTCTCGGCCCCCGAGGTGGGCCGCTCCAAGCCCGCGCCCGACGTCTTCCTGCACGCGGCCCGGATGTTCGGTGTGGAGCCGCGCGACGCGCTCGTCATCGAGGACTCCTCGCACGGCATCGAGGGGGCCGTCGCGGCGGGCATGCGGGTGATCGGCTTCACGGGAGGCGGCCATACCTGGCCCGGTCATGCACAGGCCCTGCGGGAGGCGGGGGCCGTGAGGGTGGTGTCCCGCCTCGAGGAGGTGGGACTGGCCATCGAGGCGCTCGCGGCCTGAGCGACTCCGTCAGCGGGGCTCCTGCTGGTGGAGCCACGCGGTCGCGGCGGTGAGATCGTCGAACAGCACCGCCGTGCCCGGCTCCGCGTACTCGACGGTGGTGGTGGCGGAGAGCTGGCTGAGGCGGGAAGGGGACTGCACCCACGCGAAGTGGCGCATTCCGGCCGCGCGCATCCGGGGGAACCAGTGGGTCGCCACCCAGTGCGCGGCCCCCACCCAGATGCCCGTCACGTGCGAGTTGTCGTTCAGGACCTTGCTCAGCCGCAGCTTCTCCAACTGGCGGAGCATCTCCTCACAGCCGGCCTTCACCATGTCCACGGACTGATAGCCCTTCCAGTCGGAGTGGAGCCAGCCCCCCACTTCGTCTTCGTCGTGGTGGATGTCGATGTGCTCGCTCGCATACAGCAACCGTCGACTCACGGGAGCCCTCCTCCTCACCGAGATGGGGAACCCCAGGCTCCAAGTCAACCCCACCCGGGCCACGGTCGCCGGAAGTGTTCGTCTTCCACCAGGCAGGACAGGCTGGGATTGCACGCCACCTGCTCAGGGCCGCTCGTCGCCGAAGAGCGCGAGGCTGAGCGACAGATCCTGATGCACGTTGCCGAGTCCCGGCACGTGGCCCTGCTCGCCGAAGGTGCACAGGCCGAGCATGGGCACCCCGGGAAGCAGTCGCGTGAACGTGCGCAGTCCTTCATCGATGCGGGGCCCCAGGGCACCCGCGCACCCGGCGCAGAAGATGAGCGAGGCCCCCTTCACCTCACGCGCCGTCAGTCCCGCCCGCGCCAGCGTCATGTCGATGAGGTGGGCCATCTCGTTCACCAACCCCTCGGGCGTGCCGGTCATCAAGCACACCTCGTCCCGGGGCTCGATGTTGGCGAAGATGTCCACCGAGCCCCGGTCCGCGTGGAGATGGGCCGGGTGCACCGTGATGTAGTGCTCCCCCTGGCCGAACTCCCGACGCACGGCGATGGGCCGGAGCGCCGTCTGCGCGAGGATGTTGCCGCCCGAGCGCAGTTGCTCGTCGATGGCCCCCTCCATCCAACGCCCCAGCACCTGGGCGGCGGGCTGATCATCCAGCGTCAGCAGCGTCCGGCCCTCGGAGCCCGTGGCCCGCGCGCGCGTGCCCGTGGGGGTGTAGGGCACCGACAGCGCCGTGCCACACCGCACCTCGCCGAAGAGCCCCAGCAGCGACACGCCCGAGCGCACCGGCCCCTCGTGGGTGAACACACTCCACTGTCCCGCGATGGCGTGATCCGCGGCGCTGCCTCCGGAACAGGGCACGTCCGGACAGACACTCGCGATGCCCGTCAGCATCGCCTCCTCCTGCCCCGGCGAGGCATTGAAGAGGATCATCCTCGGCTGACGGCCTCCGGCCTGGCGCACCAGCGCGCGCGCCGCGGCCTCGCCCGCCCGGCGCCCCTCCTCGTCCTGGGACGAGGCCACGAAGGCCATTC
The DNA window shown above is from Cystobacter fuscus DSM 2262 and carries:
- a CDS encoding GAF domain-containing sensor histidine kinase: MKVAPPHPQEEARLAALDALEILDTLPEAGFDDLTRLASRMCGMPIALVSLVDHSRQWFKSRVGLEAQETPRDIAFCAHALLDERPFVVEDARQDERFHDNPLVTGELHLRFYAGVPIKSVGGHNIGTLCVIDQRPRQLTVEQAEMLAAIGRQVEAQLQLRLRVRELERREEELRSQRDTLASLQRQKDGLLQRVMRDFKAPLSSILTNATFTLYRPHLPEELQRSTRDIRDAADSLQRTVSNLLDTSGDESAIPFAAAPFDAHLLLSEVARDFQQRLVSSPRRFIQCVKLVEPLLTADRELLRRTLANLLDNAFQYTALGSSRITLEASNPEPGLLELRVRDEGPGITPSARAHLFEPHLPDENTPTSGRSEGGNRLALAFCRRAVQAHGGWIWVEDNHPKGTAFCIRLPLRPHGPLFSNT
- the infC gene encoding translation initiation factor IF-3, which translates into the protein MIRDQRSSRGGSRDQRTNRRIRAREVRVVGSDGGQLGVMPLEAALDRARSEGLDLVEISPMAVPPVCKIMDYGKFKYEEKKRASEAKKKQVVVHLKEIKLRPKTEEHDYEFKVRNVRRFLEDGDKAKVVIQFRGREITHKEQGTTILQDVIQDLKEVAVVEQAPRMEGRLMFMILAPNPKVAQRARELARQAAASPSPKKPASETKPAAASSSAPTAGEQDAQTAAP
- a CDS encoding HAD family hydrolase, producing the protein MLTIFDCDGVLIDSEVLASGVYAEMMRELGLVISHEEAIHRFTGLTHAQLEILIHQELGRPLPVDFRQRATLKIDQRLESVKPIAGVHAMLDRLQGPRCVCSNSSTERLKISMGATALWERFQPHIFSAPEVGRSKPAPDVFLHAARMFGVEPRDALVIEDSSHGIEGAVAAGMRVIGFTGGGHTWPGHAQALREAGAVRVVSRLEEVGLAIEALAA
- a CDS encoding FIST signal transduction protein — its product is MTVSIGVGVGQDQDTKQAVRGAVERARAGLGGAPIQAAYLTATVDHEAADVHATFRELLPEVALHGVTTSLGVLTPEGVQNEGHGALAVMLFGGPPGMAFVASSQDEEGRRAGEAAARALVRQAGGRQPRMILFNASPGQEEAMLTGIASVCPDVPCSGGSAADHAIAGQWSVFTHEGPVRSGVSLLGLFGEVRCGTALSVPYTPTGTRARATGSEGRTLLTLDDQPAAQVLGRWMEGAIDEQLRSGGNILAQTALRPIAVRREFGQGEHYITVHPAHLHADRGSVDIFANIEPRDEVCLMTGTPEGLVNEMAHLIDMTLARAGLTAREVKGASLIFCAGCAGALGPRIDEGLRTFTRLLPGVPMLGLCTFGEQGHVPGLGNVHQDLSLSLALFGDERP